From Alteromonas sp. RKMC-009, one genomic window encodes:
- the cheD gene encoding chemoreceptor glutamine deamidase CheD, which produces MTAHDFSQPPTYYDSRFGRDAVKILPGQYYVTAEDKLIVTVLGSCVAVCLYDPITEVGGMNHFMLPNNKQIDKMSFEANRYGVHAMEVLLNDCLHLGGEKKRLVAKVFGGARVLPGYVQNDIGATNSEFAIDFLRTENIPILASDLMANYARKIYFTPSTGSVLMKRIYDMNNNTIHDREAELAMRVNEETKATGSIDMFGN; this is translated from the coding sequence GTGACCGCCCATGATTTTAGTCAGCCTCCCACCTATTACGACAGTCGTTTTGGCCGTGATGCGGTAAAAATTTTACCCGGCCAATACTATGTCACTGCGGAAGACAAACTCATTGTGACGGTACTCGGCTCCTGCGTGGCAGTCTGCTTGTATGATCCCATCACTGAAGTTGGCGGCATGAACCATTTCATGCTGCCAAATAATAAGCAAATCGACAAAATGTCTTTTGAAGCAAACCGCTACGGTGTGCATGCCATGGAAGTGCTGTTAAATGATTGCCTGCATCTGGGCGGAGAAAAGAAACGTCTGGTTGCTAAGGTATTCGGCGGTGCCAGAGTGTTGCCCGGTTATGTGCAAAATGATATCGGCGCAACCAATTCTGAATTTGCCATCGACTTCTTAAGAACCGAGAATATTCCCATCCTGGCCAGCGATTTGATGGCTAATTACGCCCGCAAAATTTACTTCACGCCATCTACCGGTTCGGTGCTGATGAAGCGCATTTACGACATGAACAACAACACTATTCATGACCGTGAGGCGGAACTCGCCATGCGTGTTAACGAGGAAACAAAAGCGACCGGTTCCATTGATATGTTTGGAAATTAA
- a CDS encoding CheR family methyltransferase, with product MTAATAEQVDREYAYSQDDFERVRATVFKIAGIRLADSKVTMVYSRLSRRLRALGLKTFSDYLKVVERSDIEQQEFVNALTTNLTSFFREPHHFTALEKYLRNHSNVTAIWCAASSTGEEPYSIAMTVAETFGSFRPGIKIYASDIDSKVLATAKNGVYKASSIEKMSPERQKQFFYRGKGSKSGMVRVVDEVREMVEFRQINLLHKDYGFKEKMDVIFCRNVMIYFDKPTQYQILNRLVGHLKHDSLYIAGHSEHFADASDILRPVGKTIYAPVR from the coding sequence ATGACCGCCGCAACCGCTGAACAAGTCGACAGAGAATATGCTTATAGTCAGGACGACTTCGAACGGGTGCGCGCCACTGTGTTTAAAATTGCAGGCATTCGTCTGGCAGACTCTAAAGTTACCATGGTGTACAGCCGGTTATCCCGGCGCCTCAGGGCGCTGGGGCTGAAAACCTTTAGTGACTATTTAAAAGTGGTAGAGCGCAGTGACATTGAGCAACAGGAATTTGTTAATGCGCTGACTACTAACTTAACGTCATTTTTCCGTGAGCCTCATCATTTCACCGCGTTGGAAAAGTACCTTCGTAATCATTCCAATGTGACCGCGATTTGGTGCGCGGCGAGCAGTACAGGAGAAGAACCTTACTCTATTGCTATGACTGTTGCTGAAACCTTTGGCTCATTCCGGCCGGGTATCAAAATCTACGCATCGGACATTGACAGCAAGGTGCTGGCAACCGCAAAAAATGGTGTATACAAAGCGTCGTCCATCGAGAAAATGTCACCGGAAAGACAAAAGCAGTTTTTCTACCGTGGCAAAGGCTCGAAATCCGGCATGGTGCGGGTGGTCGATGAAGTGCGGGAGATGGTGGAATTCAGGCAAATCAATCTGTTACATAAAGATTATGGCTTCAAAGAGAAAATGGACGTCATTTTTTGCCGTAACGTAATGATTTATTTTGATAAACCAACTCAATATCAGATCCTGAACAGGCTGGTTGGGCATCTCAAGCATGACAGCTTGTACATCGCCGGACACTCTGAGCATTTTGCTGATGCGTCGGATATTCTCAGACCGGTCGGTAAAACAATTTACGCGCCAGTCAGGTAG
- a CDS encoding methyl-accepting chemotaxis protein, translating into MGVFKWLSGEDNAVVGSLESIQALEASSACLLILDGQCNIVVANKAAKALLGQLESSIKARNGGFSVMTLIGSNISALGLQASSLQQAAAQSPGGGEVLLELKDRNIKVTVAGLKNVRGETTAYSVELIDNQDAILTNAITDALNRVQAVIQFYPDGTIITANENFCGAVGYDLEEIQGQHHRIFCKSDYTSSQEYKDFWRNLARGQVSSGEFCRIRKDGSEIWINASYNPVYDENGKVIRVVKFATDITDEKIKNAYYGGQIEALNRAQAVIEFNLDGTIINANENFLGAMGYSLEEIQGKHHSMFVDAEYKKSPEYRSFWEQLGKGIYFADEFKRINKAGDDVWIQASYNPIFDQNGKPYRVVKYAVDITARVKAVQAIRATMQRLVVGDLDTDPLQLDGDFAELGNSINRFVQDNKRIIGTISDVMSSMSAGDLTQRVDDDFQGEFQVLANAINSFAEEISGTIRSINEAVDTINTASSEIATGNADLSSRTEQQASSLEETASAMEELTGTVRLNAENAEQANMLASQASKVANEGGDLIRQVVNTMGDINASAQEISDIIGVIDGIAFQTNILALNAAVEAARAGEQGRGFAVVASEVRTLAQRSAEAAKEIKELISDSVGKINGGNQLVNKSGDTMAEVVNAIQRVNDIMSEISAASSEQATSIEEVGKAVNSMDEMTQQNAALVEEAAAAADSLQQQAIGLTERVAMFKLDGGSLLAPPPAKRMNGSAKPAARMTAVSAPKALKPGSPSESEWETF; encoded by the coding sequence ATGGGTGTTTTTAAATGGTTAAGTGGTGAGGACAATGCCGTAGTAGGATCGCTGGAAAGCATCCAGGCCCTTGAAGCATCGTCTGCATGTCTGCTGATTCTGGATGGCCAGTGCAACATAGTGGTCGCAAACAAAGCGGCAAAAGCGCTGCTGGGGCAACTGGAAAGTAGTATTAAAGCCCGCAATGGCGGCTTTTCAGTCATGACCCTTATTGGCAGTAATATCAGTGCCCTGGGCTTACAGGCCAGCAGTCTTCAGCAGGCCGCGGCCCAGTCGCCGGGCGGTGGCGAAGTATTACTGGAACTGAAGGACCGGAATATTAAGGTCACGGTGGCCGGGCTGAAAAACGTGCGTGGCGAGACAACCGCCTACAGCGTTGAACTGATTGATAATCAGGATGCCATTTTAACCAATGCTATTACTGACGCACTGAATCGCGTTCAGGCGGTTATTCAGTTCTATCCGGACGGCACGATTATTACCGCTAATGAAAATTTTTGCGGTGCAGTGGGTTATGACCTGGAAGAAATTCAGGGTCAACACCACCGTATCTTTTGCAAAAGCGATTATACGTCAAGCCAGGAATATAAAGACTTTTGGCGCAATCTGGCCCGTGGTCAGGTGTCCTCAGGTGAGTTCTGCCGGATTCGCAAAGACGGCAGTGAGATTTGGATCAATGCATCTTACAACCCGGTATACGATGAAAACGGTAAAGTGATCCGGGTTGTTAAATTTGCAACAGACATCACTGACGAGAAAATCAAAAATGCTTATTACGGAGGTCAGATTGAGGCATTGAACCGTGCTCAGGCGGTTATCGAATTTAACCTGGACGGTACAATTATCAACGCCAATGAGAACTTCCTTGGTGCCATGGGCTATTCTCTGGAAGAAATTCAGGGCAAACATCACAGCATGTTTGTGGATGCGGAATATAAGAAAAGCCCGGAATACCGGTCTTTTTGGGAGCAACTGGGTAAAGGTATCTACTTCGCCGATGAGTTTAAACGCATCAATAAAGCCGGTGACGATGTGTGGATCCAGGCTTCCTACAACCCGATTTTCGACCAGAATGGTAAACCCTACCGCGTGGTTAAATACGCTGTAGATATTACCGCGCGGGTTAAGGCAGTTCAGGCTATCCGTGCCACTATGCAACGTTTGGTGGTGGGCGATCTGGATACCGACCCGTTACAACTTGATGGTGACTTCGCTGAACTGGGTAACTCAATTAACCGGTTCGTTCAGGATAATAAACGCATCATCGGTACTATCAGCGATGTTATGTCTTCAATGTCAGCCGGTGACTTAACACAGCGGGTCGATGATGACTTTCAGGGTGAATTCCAGGTGCTGGCCAACGCCATCAACTCGTTTGCCGAAGAAATCTCAGGGACTATCCGTTCGATTAACGAAGCGGTAGACACCATTAATACGGCTTCGTCGGAAATTGCCACAGGTAACGCTGACTTATCCAGCCGGACTGAGCAGCAGGCGTCCAGCTTGGAAGAAACGGCCTCCGCGATGGAAGAACTGACAGGTACCGTGCGTCTGAATGCCGAGAACGCAGAGCAGGCAAACATGCTGGCTTCTCAGGCTTCAAAAGTTGCTAATGAAGGCGGGGATCTTATTCGTCAGGTGGTAAATACCATGGGCGATATCAATGCATCAGCTCAGGAAATCTCAGACATCATCGGCGTCATTGACGGTATTGCCTTCCAGACTAACATCCTTGCACTGAATGCGGCTGTAGAGGCAGCCAGAGCCGGTGAGCAGGGCCGCGGCTTTGCCGTGGTAGCATCGGAAGTGCGTACGCTGGCACAACGTTCAGCGGAAGCCGCGAAGGAAATTAAAGAGTTAATTTCTGACTCTGTGGGCAAAATCAACGGCGGTAACCAGTTGGTTAACAAATCCGGCGATACCATGGCTGAAGTGGTTAATGCGATTCAACGCGTGAACGACATCATGTCTGAAATCTCTGCAGCGTCTTCTGAGCAGGCTACCAGCATCGAAGAAGTGGGCAAAGCCGTGAACAGCATGGACGAAATGACGCAACAAAACGCGGCACTGGTTGAAGAGGCTGCTGCTGCGGCTGACAGCTTGCAACAACAAGCCATTGGCCTGACAGAACGGGTTGCGATGTTCAAACTGGATGGCGGCAGTTTGCTTGCGCCACCGCCAGCTAAAAGAATGAACGGCTCTGCAAAGCCGGCCGCACGTATGACAGCCGTGAGTGCGCCTAAAGCTCTGAAGCCAGGCTCGCCAAGCGAGAGTGAGTGGGAGACATTCTAA
- a CDS encoding chemotaxis protein CheW, whose amino-acid sequence MSEAAVQQSVMAGDDREFLSFVLGEEHYALDITTVKEIRGYEQVTKIANAPDFIKGVMNLRGDIVPVVDLRIKFNVGEATYNEFTIVIMLNVDERIVGIVVDGVSDVIRLTEEEMLPPPEFGVAFDSRYLHGLADVDETMVILVNIESLINSNELGLVEVGQASVGE is encoded by the coding sequence ATGAGCGAAGCCGCCGTACAACAGTCGGTGATGGCCGGAGATGATCGTGAATTTCTCAGTTTTGTTTTAGGTGAGGAGCACTACGCGCTGGACATCACCACCGTGAAGGAAATCAGAGGTTACGAGCAGGTAACGAAAATCGCCAATGCTCCTGACTTTATAAAAGGGGTCATGAACCTGCGGGGCGATATTGTGCCTGTGGTTGACCTGCGCATTAAGTTCAATGTGGGCGAAGCCACTTACAACGAATTCACCATTGTCATTATGTTGAATGTGGATGAGCGCATAGTGGGTATTGTGGTTGACGGTGTATCTGATGTTATCCGTTTAACTGAAGAAGAAATGTTGCCACCTCCGGAGTTTGGCGTGGCGTTTGATAGTCGGTATTTACATGGCTTGGCGGATGTGGACGAAACCATGGTCATTCTTGTCAATATTGAAAGTTTAATTAACAGCAATGAACTTGGGCTGGTGGAAGTCGGTCAGGCGAGTGTAGGAGAGTAA